In Triticum urartu cultivar G1812 chromosome 6, Tu2.1, whole genome shotgun sequence, the following proteins share a genomic window:
- the LOC125514531 gene encoding uncharacterized protein LOC125514531: MAAASSMGDGSGLPRLLDNGLEFLLYPVDKEVVAGPDPLVMRGVVPADTTEAHSSCAVVVGHHGGAAERGNSGGVDNPVRGIDREGEPQRRRCGPEGLELAVHLRIEQFSLVESLRWKKRSEGSPSSNNHYC; the protein is encoded by the exons ATGGCGGCGGCGAGCAGTATGGGCGATGGTTCTGGCCTGCCTCGCCTGCTCGACAACGGACTCGAGTTTCTGCTGTATCCAGTTGACAA GGAGGTGGTCGCGGGGCCAGATCCGTTGGTGATGAGGGGTGTCGTGCCGGCGGACACGACCGAAGCCCACTCCTCATGCGCGGTTGTGGTTGGACACCACGGCGGCGCTGCTGAGCGCGGGAATTCCGGCGGAGTCGACAACCCAGTCCGTGGAATCGACCGGGAAGGTGAACCCCAAAGGCGTCGGTGTGGACCAGAAG GTTTAGAGTTGGCCGTGCACCTCCGGATAGAGCAGTTTTCCCTGGTAGAGTCACTCCGCTGGAAGAAACGATCAGAG GGTAGCCCGAGCAGTAACAACCACTATTGCTAA
- the LOC125515753 gene encoding peroxidase 70-like produces the protein MASSSSCRAWHCVLAFFLLSSTAYGQLSPSFYDKSCPTLQRTVRATVAKALRAERRMGASLLRLHFHDCFVQGCDGSILLDDVAGSFVGEKTAFPNVNSVRGYEVIDQIKKDVELVCPGVVSCADIAALAARDGTSLLGGPSWAVLLGRQDSTTANMMEANSDLPAPSLNLDGLIAAFAKKQLSPRDLTALSGAHTVGFSQCQNFRGHIYNDTNIDPAFATLRQRTCPAAAPNGDTNLAPFDVQTPLVFDNAYYRNLVARRGLLHSDQELFNGASQDALVSQYAANRALFVSDFATAMIKMGNLAPPTGAVTQIRRNCRVVNS, from the exons ATGGCTTCCAGCTCCAGCTGCAGGGCATGGCATTGCGTGCTTGCCTTctttctcctctcctccaccGCGTACGGGCAGCTCTCGCCGTCGTTCTACGACAAGAGCTGCCCGACGCTGCAGCGCACCGTGCGCGCCACGGTGGCGAAGGCCCTCCGCGCCGAGCGCCGAATGGGCGCCTCCCTCCTCAGGCTCCACTTCCACGACTGTTTTGTTCAG GGCTGTGACGGATCCATTCTATTGGATGACGTGGCTGGTAGCTTCGTCGGCGAGAAGACCGCCTTTCCCAACGTGAATTCAGTGCGGGGCTATGAGGTGATCGACCAGATCAAGAAGGACGTGGAGCTGGTCTGCCCCGGCGTCGTCTCCTGCGCCGACATCGCCGCCCTCGCAGCACGGGACGGCACTTCTCTG CTAGGCGGCCCCAGCTGGGCGGTGCTGCTCGGCCGGCAGGACTCGACGACGGCGAACATGATGGAGGCCAACAGCGACCTCCCAGCGCCCAGCTTAAACCTGGACGGGCTCATCGCCGCGTTCGCCAAGAAGCAGCTGAGCCCGCGCGACCTCACGGCGCTCTCCGGCGCGCACACCGTCGGCTTCTCGCAGTGCCAGAACTTCCGTGGCCACATCTACAACGACACCAACATCGACCCGGCGTTCGCCACGCTGCGCCAGCGGACCTGCCCCGCCGCGGCCCCCAACGGCGACACCAACCTGGCGCCGTTCGACGTGCAGACGCCGCTCGTCTTCGATAATGCCTACTACCGCAACCTCGTAGCCAGGCGCGGCCTGCTGCACTCGGACCAGGAGCTCTTCAACGGCGCCTCCCAGGACGCGCTGGTGAGCCAGTACGCCGCCAACCGGGCGCTCTTCGTGTCCGACTTCGCGACGGCGATGATCAAGATGGGGAACCTCGCCCCGCCCACCGGAGCCGTCACCCAGATCCGGCGCAACTGCAGGGTCGTCAACAGCTGA